GGAGAGGGCAGCCTCGCCGCTGGTGGAACGCCCCTCGTCTTGAAGGAAGCCAAGGCCCTTCCCAGTTCCGACTGAGGCTGGGCGCGTAGGCGAGGGGATCGCTCCATGAACACGATGATGTTGCTCGAAATGGCGGCCCAGGCGATGAGCGAGCGGGTCGCCGTCCAATGCGATGACAATCGCTGGACGATGGCCGAGTTGTTTGCCGGCGCCGGGCGGGTGGCGTCCCATCTTCGCGCTCTGGGTGTGGAGAATGCGGCGCTTCTCGACGTGTCGAGCCCTGCCGTTCCTCTCTCCCTCTTCGGCGCCGGCTGGGCGGGTCTGCCGTTCGTGCCGCTCAACTATCGGCTCACTGGCGACGAACTCGACGCGTTGATCGCCCGGATCACACCGGCGGTTCTCGTCACGGATTCGGAGCGCGCCTCCGGGCTCGAGGGCCGGGACGGGCTGACCCTCATCAGCCGAGAAGAACTGCTCGAGATCGCGCGGGGTAGCACCGAGCCGGCCGAGCCCGATTGGGAAATGGATCCGGAAGAGATCGCAATCCTGCTCTTCACCAGCGGAACGACCGGTGTTCCAAAGGCCGCGGTGCTTCGCCACAAGCACATGGTTTCCTACATCCTCGGATCGATGGATTTCATGGCGGCGGATGAATCGGACGCTGCGCTGGTCAGTGCGCCTCCCTATCACGTGGCGGGCATGGCAGCACTCTTGAGTGGCATCTACTCCGGCCGTCGGATGGTGCAGCTACCGAACTTCGACGCCTCCGCCTGGCTTGGCCTGGCCAACAAGGAAGCCATCACCAACGCGTTCGTCGTTCCCACCATGTTGTCGCGCATCATCGATGAGCTCGAGGCCGGCGCACACATGGCGCCCACCACATTGCGCGCACTTGCCTATGGCGGCGGAAAGATGCCGCTCCCCGTGATCGAGCGGGCCATGCACCACTTTCCCACCACGGCGTTCACGAACGCCTACGGCCTGACCGAGACGAGTTCGACCATCGCTGTGTTGGGGCCCGACGAGCATCGCGAGGCCGCGGGCAGCCCCGACGCGGACGCTCGCAAGCGTCTGGGCTCCGCGGGAAGGCCGCTACCGGGCGTCGAAGTCGAGATTCGCGACGAAGCGGGAAAGCCCGTCGCCATCGGCGAACGCGGCGAGATCTACGTGCGCGGAGAACAGGTATCGGGCGAGTACAAGGGCCGGGGCAGCCTGCTCGTCGAGGGTGGCTGGTTTCCGACCAACGACGGGGGGCGCCTGGATGACGAGGGATATCTCTTCGTCGAAGGCCGCATCGATGACGTGATCGTGCGAGGTGGCGAGAATCTGTCGCCGGGCGAGATCGAGGATGTCCTCCACGAGCACGCGGAGGTGGCCGATTGCGCGGTGGTCCCGGTTCCGGACGAGCAATGGGGAGAAGGAGTGGGTGCAGCGATCGTGCGAGCCCGAGGTTC
This genomic interval from bacterium contains the following:
- a CDS encoding acyl--CoA ligase; amino-acid sequence: MNTMMLLEMAAQAMSERVAVQCDDNRWTMAELFAGAGRVASHLRALGVENAALLDVSSPAVPLSLFGAGWAGLPFVPLNYRLTGDELDALIARITPAVLVTDSERASGLEGRDGLTLISREELLEIARGSTEPAEPDWEMDPEEIAILLFTSGTTGVPKAAVLRHKHMVSYILGSMDFMAADESDAALVSAPPYHVAGMAALLSGIYSGRRMVQLPNFDASAWLGLANKEAITNAFVVPTMLSRIIDELEAGAHMAPTTLRALAYGGGKMPLPVIERAMHHFPTTAFTNAYGLTETSSTIAVLGPDEHREAAGSPDADARKRLGSAGRPLPGVEVEIRDEAGKPVAIGERGEIYVRGEQVSGEYKGRGSLLVEGGWFPTNDGGRLDDEGYLFVEGRIDDVIVRGGENLSPGEIEDVLHEHAEVADCAVVPVPDEQWGEGVGAAIVRARGSDVSAETLQGWVKQHLRSSRVPQLVEFWDELPYNETGKLLRRKVKEALGAPS